In a single window of the Nodularia spumigena CCY9414 genome:
- the ftsH2 gene encoding ATP-dependent zinc metalloprotease FtsH2 — translation MKFSWRVAVLWTLPALVIGFFFWQGAFAGAPADMSRNAANTRMTYGRFLEYLDADRVNSVDLYEGGRTAIVQASDQDIENNVQRWRVDLPINSPELISKLKEKNISFDAHPMRNDGAIWGLLGNLIFPILLITGLFFLFRRSSNMPGGPGQAMNFGKSKARFQMDAKTGVKFDDVAGIEEAKEELQEVVTFLKQPERFTAVGARIPKGVLLIGPPGTGKTLLAKAIAGEAGVPFFSISGSEFVEMFVGVGASRVRDLFKKAKDNAPCIIFIDEIDAVGRQRGAGIGGGNDEREQTLNQLLTEMDGFEGNTGIIIIAATNRPDVLDSALLRPGRFDRQITVDAPDIKGRLEVLQVHARNKKLDPSVSLDAIARRTPGFTGADLANLLNEAAILTARRRKEGITIREIDDAVDRVVAGMEGTPLVDSKSKRLIAYHEIGHALVGTLLKEHDPVQKVTLIPRGQAQGLTWFTPDEEQGLISRSQLKARITGALGGRAAEEVVFGAAEVTTGAGGDLQQLSGMARQMVTRFGMSDLGPLSLESQQGEVFLGRDWTTRSEYSESIAARIDAQVREIVEKCYDNAKQIMRDHRTVCDRLVDLLIEKETIDGEEFRQIVAEYAEVPEKNQFVPQL, via the coding sequence ATGAAATTCTCCTGGAGAGTCGCGGTACTCTGGACATTGCCTGCTTTGGTAATTGGCTTTTTCTTCTGGCAAGGGGCCTTTGCTGGCGCTCCTGCTGACATGAGTAGAAATGCAGCCAATACCCGCATGACCTATGGCCGCTTTCTGGAATACTTGGACGCTGACCGTGTTAACAGTGTGGATCTGTATGAAGGCGGTAGGACAGCAATTGTACAAGCAAGCGATCAAGATATCGAAAATAATGTCCAACGGTGGCGGGTGGATCTGCCAATTAATTCTCCTGAGTTAATTAGCAAGCTCAAAGAAAAAAACATTAGTTTTGATGCCCACCCCATGCGTAATGATGGCGCTATCTGGGGACTGTTGGGGAATCTCATTTTTCCAATTTTATTGATTACTGGATTGTTCTTTTTGTTCCGTCGCTCTAGCAATATGCCCGGTGGTCCTGGTCAAGCGATGAACTTTGGCAAATCTAAGGCTCGTTTCCAAATGGACGCGAAAACCGGAGTCAAATTTGACGATGTAGCAGGTATTGAAGAAGCTAAAGAAGAACTGCAAGAAGTTGTTACTTTCCTGAAACAGCCTGAAAGGTTTACTGCTGTAGGCGCACGCATTCCCAAAGGCGTGTTGTTAATTGGACCTCCAGGAACTGGTAAAACTTTACTAGCTAAAGCGATCGCTGGGGAAGCTGGTGTACCTTTCTTTAGTATTTCTGGTTCAGAATTTGTGGAAATGTTCGTGGGTGTGGGTGCATCCCGTGTCCGCGATTTGTTCAAGAAAGCGAAAGATAACGCTCCCTGTATCATCTTTATTGATGAAATCGACGCTGTGGGACGGCAAAGAGGCGCTGGGATTGGTGGCGGTAATGACGAAAGAGAGCAAACCCTCAACCAATTGCTCACCGAGATGGATGGCTTTGAAGGTAATACAGGCATTATTATTATTGCTGCTACCAACCGTCCTGATGTCCTAGATTCAGCATTGTTGCGTCCCGGTCGTTTTGACCGCCAAATCACTGTTGATGCACCTGATATTAAAGGACGTTTGGAAGTCTTACAAGTTCACGCCCGGAATAAGAAGCTTGACCCTAGTGTATCTTTAGATGCGATCGCTCGTCGGACTCCTGGTTTCACTGGTGCTGATTTAGCTAACTTGCTCAACGAAGCCGCAATTCTCACCGCCAGAAGACGTAAAGAAGGCATTACTATCCGCGAAATTGATGATGCAGTGGATAGAGTCGTGGCGGGTATGGAAGGTACTCCTTTGGTAGACAGCAAGAGCAAGCGCTTGATTGCTTACCATGAAATCGGACACGCTTTAGTCGGGACTTTGTTAAAAGAACATGACCCCGTACAGAAAGTCACTCTCATCCCACGCGGACAAGCACAGGGTTTAACTTGGTTTACTCCTGATGAAGAACAAGGATTAATTTCCCGTTCTCAACTCAAAGCCAGAATTACTGGTGCGTTAGGTGGACGCGCTGCTGAAGAAGTGGTGTTTGGCGCTGCGGAAGTCACAACTGGCGCAGGTGGAGATTTACAGCAATTATCCGGAATGGCTCGCCAAATGGTGACTCGGTTCGGGATGTCCGACTTAGGACCTCTATCCTTGGAAAGCCAACAAGGTGAAGTATTCTTAGGTCGTGATTGGACAACCCGCTCTGAATATTCTGAATCCATTGCGGCTCGCATTGATGCTCAAGTCCGCGAAATTGTAGAAAAGTGCTACGACAACGCTAAACAAATTATGCGTGATCATCGTACTGTCTGCGATCGCCTAGTAGATTTGCTCATCGAAAAAGAAACCATTGACGGCGAAGAATTCCGCCAAATTGTCGCTGAGTACGCTGAAGTCCCTGAAAAAAATCAGTTTGTACCACAACTGTAA
- the gltX gene encoding glutamate--tRNA ligase, translating into MTVRVRIAPSPTGNLHIGTARTAVFNWLFARHHGGQFILRIEDTDLERSRPEYTENILAGFRWLGLNWDEGPFFQSQRLDMYKEAVEKLLEQGLAYRCYTTSEELEALRERQKARNEAPRYDNRHRNLTPEQEAAFQAEGRSCVIRFKIPDEREIVWNDLVRGTMTWRGSDLGGDMVIARASEAGIGQPLYNFVVVIDDIDMQITHVIRGEDHIANTAKQILLYEALGAKIPEFAHTPLILNMEGRKLSKRDGVTSITDFQKMGFTAEALVNYMTLLGWSPPDSTEEIFTLETAAKNFSFERVNKAGAKFDWAKLDWLNSQYLHHMPIDKLTDLIIPFWEEAGFTFAGGRERPWLEQLVTLISQSLTRLVDAVDMSQPLFTETVEFSAEGREQLQKEGSAVALQAILTALENQPEFSEAAAQDIIKQVVKEQKLKKGLVMRSLRAALTGDVHGPDLIQSWLLLNQISLDKLRLNKAIAAAN; encoded by the coding sequence GTGACTGTTAGAGTCCGTATTGCACCAAGTCCAACTGGTAATTTACATATTGGTACAGCCAGAACTGCTGTATTTAACTGGTTATTTGCCCGCCACCACGGTGGTCAGTTTATTCTACGCATTGAAGACACAGACCTAGAGCGATCGCGTCCCGAATATACTGAAAATATTCTGGCTGGATTTCGCTGGCTGGGGTTGAACTGGGATGAAGGACCATTTTTCCAATCCCAACGCCTGGATATGTATAAAGAGGCGGTAGAAAAACTTCTAGAACAAGGATTAGCTTATCGCTGCTACACTACCTCAGAAGAACTAGAAGCATTACGAGAAAGACAAAAAGCCAGAAACGAAGCTCCCCGCTACGACAACCGCCACCGTAACCTCACACCAGAACAAGAAGCAGCATTCCAAGCCGAAGGGCGCAGCTGTGTAATTCGGTTCAAAATTCCCGATGAACGCGAAATTGTCTGGAATGACCTAGTAAGGGGAACAATGACTTGGCGAGGTAGTGATCTTGGTGGTGATATGGTCATCGCCCGCGCCTCAGAAGCTGGTATTGGTCAACCACTGTACAACTTTGTCGTTGTCATTGATGACATAGATATGCAAATTACCCATGTCATCCGGGGAGAAGACCACATCGCCAACACCGCCAAGCAAATTCTGTTATATGAAGCTTTAGGCGCAAAAATTCCCGAATTTGCCCACACGCCTCTGATTTTGAATATGGAAGGGCGCAAGCTTTCTAAACGGGATGGAGTTACTTCTATTACTGATTTTCAGAAAATGGGGTTCACTGCGGAAGCTTTAGTAAATTACATGACCTTGCTGGGTTGGTCGCCCCCAGACTCCACTGAAGAAATTTTTACATTAGAAACCGCAGCGAAAAACTTTAGCTTTGAGCGTGTGAACAAAGCCGGAGCTAAATTTGACTGGGCAAAATTGGATTGGTTGAATAGTCAGTATCTGCATCATATGCCCATAGATAAACTGACAGATTTAATCATCCCTTTTTGGGAAGAGGCGGGATTTACCTTTGCAGGTGGACGAGAACGCCCCTGGTTAGAGCAGTTAGTCACTTTAATCAGTCAGAGTTTAACTCGTCTGGTAGATGCTGTAGACATGAGTCAACCTTTGTTCACCGAAACAGTGGAATTTAGCGCAGAAGGTAGGGAACAACTGCAAAAAGAAGGTTCCGCCGTTGCGCTTCAGGCAATTCTCACAGCTTTGGAGAATCAACCCGAATTTTCTGAAGCAGCCGCCCAAGATATCATTAAACAGGTGGTAAAAGAGCAAAAACTGAAGAAAGGCTTAGTGATGCGATCGCTTAGAGCCGCTTTAACTGGAGATGTTCATGGCCCCGATTTGATTCAATCTTGGTTACTCCTGAATCAGATTAGTTTAGACAAGCTCCGTTTAAATAAAGCGATCGCTGCTGCAAATTAG
- a CDS encoding serine/threonine protein kinase — protein sequence MNQSAFASSHNTALLAQRYLIKGLIATGGMGEVFLADDILLGGIPVAVKFLSQTVSSAKMKQDFIHEALVSAALSQKSIHIVRAHDYGVSESGKPFYVMEYVDGKTLKDLIPMSLPKFLHLTRQICLGLQCAHQGINVEGKICPLVHRDIKPANILVVPDPILGELVKILDFGIAKFLNDAAKATKNNGFHGTLAYSSPEQLEGGKLDSRSDIYSLGVMMFEMLTGAKPWKPETNLFGAWYKAHHFEAPRAIADVKPQLKLPPQINDLIMACLAKKPSDRPENMTAILQVLDSLEKSISPDSHSTLAPKSTANKPVVSRLSPAIEKKCWQVTWPKNKPIQEIVFPHLLDTAPESVPTICLMLSQQEIHKRAVGKLRNQFIWLSSPHPMLLWVTVIYTPAMGLKWLPCYLDMQNPQNHQLVYSLAKHQRYPVICFTLEPPHACTRVLSSDIDLHQQQMLKAWVEHSQTLPPSSQAHVSKNLLKQHYKQMQARLEQKMAFQP from the coding sequence GTGAATCAAAGTGCATTTGCTTCTTCACATAATACAGCTTTACTTGCCCAGCGTTATCTGATTAAGGGCTTGATCGCTACAGGGGGAATGGGCGAAGTTTTTTTAGCTGATGATATTTTGCTAGGTGGAATACCCGTTGCTGTTAAATTCCTGTCTCAAACTGTTTCCAGCGCCAAAATGAAACAAGATTTTATTCATGAAGCCCTGGTGAGTGCAGCATTGAGTCAAAAAAGCATACATATCGTGCGGGCGCATGATTATGGTGTTAGTGAATCCGGGAAACCTTTCTATGTTATGGAATATGTCGATGGGAAAACTTTAAAGGATTTAATTCCCATGTCTTTGCCCAAATTTTTACATCTTACACGACAAATTTGCTTGGGTTTGCAATGCGCTCATCAAGGTATTAATGTAGAGGGTAAAATTTGTCCTTTAGTTCATAGAGATATCAAACCTGCTAATATCTTAGTTGTACCTGATCCGATATTAGGAGAATTAGTAAAAATCCTGGATTTTGGGATAGCGAAATTTTTAAATGATGCCGCCAAAGCCACAAAAAATAACGGGTTTCATGGGACTTTGGCCTATTCTTCTCCAGAACAATTAGAAGGTGGAAAATTAGATAGTCGCTCTGATATTTATAGTTTGGGTGTGATGATGTTTGAAATGCTGACAGGCGCTAAACCTTGGAAGCCAGAAACAAATTTATTTGGCGCTTGGTATAAAGCACATCATTTTGAAGCGCCGCGAGCGATCGCCGATGTGAAACCCCAACTCAAGCTACCTCCACAGATCAATGATTTAATCATGGCTTGTCTGGCGAAAAAACCAAGCGATCGCCCCGAAAACATGACAGCAATATTGCAAGTCTTAGACAGTTTAGAAAAATCCATCTCTCCTGATTCGCATTCCACTCTAGCACCTAAATCCACCGCGAACAAACCTGTAGTTTCGCGGTTATCGCCAGCCATAGAAAAAAAATGTTGGCAAGTTACATGGCCGAAAAACAAACCTATCCAGGAAATTGTATTTCCTCATCTTCTAGATACCGCACCCGAAAGTGTACCAACAATATGTTTAATGTTGTCACAACAAGAAATCCATAAACGTGCGGTTGGTAAACTTCGCAACCAGTTTATCTGGCTCTCATCTCCTCATCCGATGCTGCTGTGGGTGACAGTCATCTATACTCCAGCAATGGGTTTGAAGTGGTTACCTTGTTACCTAGATATGCAAAATCCCCAAAATCATCAACTGGTGTATTCATTAGCCAAGCATCAACGTTATCCTGTAATTTGCTTTACCCTAGAACCACCCCACGCCTGTACCAGGGTTCTCAGCAGCGATATCGATCTGCATCAGCAACAAATGTTGAAAGCCTGGGTAGAACACAGTCAAACTCTACCACCCTCATCTCAAGCTCATGTGAGCAAAAATCTTTTAAAGCAACATTATAAACAGATGCAAGCCCGGTTGGAACAAAAAATGGCATTCCAGCCCTAA
- a CDS encoding esterase-like activity of phytase family protein, translating to MKLIKKFLHFPRILYIIMAIIIISFLFANLYTNAVEISKIEFIGEATLPRKLTFENIEIGGLSGITYDAKNNLYYAISDDRGEKANPRFYTLKIDLSKGILQNGDIVPVGVTTLLNKDNQPFASGETDTEGMALTNQDTVFISSEGDVRQLINPFIQEFSLASGKTLRKLSIPTKFLPNQNLKQGIRNNLAFESLTITPDNQHLFTATENALIQDGTAAKPNIGSPSRILQYNLRNNLPEKEFLYKTEPVAEILNITGRFASGLPDLLALDNQGHFLSIERSFTGLGFAVSLFQISLEAADDIHNIDSLLAVDSQNIKPVKKKLLLDLRTLDVLLDNIEGLTLGLRLPDGQRSLILISDNNFHSLQRNQFLAFKIKIESPIIRLLRRLIPSLQF from the coding sequence ATGAAGCTAATTAAAAAGTTTTTACATTTCCCCCGAATTCTTTACATTATTATGGCAATAATAATTATCAGCTTCTTATTTGCTAATTTATATACAAATGCTGTAGAAATTAGTAAAATCGAGTTTATTGGTGAAGCCACTTTACCCAGAAAATTAACTTTTGAAAATATAGAAATTGGCGGGTTATCTGGAATTACCTACGACGCGAAAAATAACCTTTATTATGCTATTTCTGATGACCGGGGAGAAAAAGCTAACCCCCGATTTTACACCCTCAAAATAGACTTGAGCAAAGGTATACTGCAAAATGGCGATATTGTTCCTGTGGGTGTAACTACTCTCTTAAATAAAGATAATCAACCCTTTGCTTCTGGGGAAACCGATACCGAGGGGATGGCTTTAACTAATCAGGATACTGTTTTTATTTCTTCTGAAGGCGATGTCAGACAATTAATTAATCCTTTTATTCAAGAATTCTCCCTCGCTTCTGGTAAAACCCTGAGAAAATTATCCATACCAACTAAATTTTTACCAAATCAAAACCTTAAACAGGGTATCCGCAACAACTTAGCCTTTGAAAGTCTCACCATCACACCTGATAATCAGCATTTGTTTACAGCCACAGAAAATGCTCTAATTCAAGATGGAACAGCAGCTAAACCCAATATTGGTAGCCCTTCCCGGATTTTGCAGTATAATCTCCGCAATAATCTACCAGAAAAGGAATTTTTGTACAAAACTGAACCAGTAGCAGAAATCCTGAATATAACTGGTAGGTTTGCTAGTGGATTACCTGATTTACTAGCTTTAGATAATCAAGGACACTTCCTGAGTATAGAACGCTCTTTTACTGGCTTGGGATTTGCTGTTTCCCTATTTCAAATTTCCTTAGAAGCTGCTGATGATATTCACAATATCGATAGCCTTTTAGCCGTTGACTCCCAGAACATTAAACCAGTCAAGAAAAAACTGTTATTAGATTTGAGAACTTTAGATGTATTGTTAGACAATATCGAAGGCTTAACCCTTGGCCTTCGGTTACCTGATGGACAGCGCTCATTAATCTTGATTAGTGATAACAATTTTCATTCACTGCAACGCAATCAATTTCTGGCTTTTAAAATCAAAATAGAATCACCAATTATCAGATTATTACGCCGTTTAATTCCTAGTTTACAGTTTTAA
- a CDS encoding DoxX family protein gives MNDYKTDIKLKPQDIAIAYLLLRILIGVNYFNHGFTRIFDIPGFAEGIVEQLKDSYFPEFLVRINSYLVPPVELIVGVLITIGLATRSALIATFILMIILKMGVTSIQNWGAATSMLSYALVLFILLAGNSFNIYSLDHWRKNKQTSANSAKPNQQNTNSFTLFFHKLGKKRRRQNRSYLR, from the coding sequence ATGAATGATTATAAAACTGATATTAAACTCAAACCCCAAGATATTGCGATCGCTTATTTATTGCTGCGAATTCTCATTGGTGTCAATTACTTTAATCATGGATTTACCCGCATCTTCGATATTCCAGGATTTGCAGAAGGTATAGTCGAACAACTAAAAGATTCTTATTTTCCCGAATTTCTCGTTAGAATTAACTCCTACCTTGTTCCCCCCGTCGAATTAATCGTGGGAGTATTAATCACCATCGGTTTAGCAACTCGCAGCGCCCTCATCGCCACATTTATCCTCATGATCATCTTGAAAATGGGCGTTACCTCAATCCAAAATTGGGGTGCGGCTACATCAATGTTGAGTTATGCACTCGTGCTGTTTATTTTATTAGCTGGAAACAGCTTCAATATTTACTCCCTCGATCATTGGAGAAAAAACAAACAAACCAGTGCAAACTCTGCAAAACCTAACCAACAAAATACCAACAGCTTCACTTTATTCTTCCACAAACTTGGGAAAAAACGCCGCAGACAAAATCGTTCCTACCTCCGCTAA
- a CDS encoding NAD(P)/FAD-dependent oxidoreductase yields MQTPRIVIVGAGFGGLQTAQSLANSGADVCLIDRHNYHTFVPLLYQVATSQLEPEYIAYPIRTIIRRFSGKRHQHKPKTRFLWAEVQRIDFKAQIVKTDRCAIAYDFLVLATGSKTQYLGVTGASEYAFSLRTLAEAIKLRHRILACLELASQESDPEIRQQLLTFTIVGGGATGVEIAGALIEMLRGKFRRDYPTLDLQQLRLIVIQSGDRLLAELPKKLGVYTYKRLTQLGVEVYLQTRVSQVTKESVHLQNNEIIPTATVIWTAGLEANSPETPEEISTAKKGKLSVHPTLQLLEQPNVYAIGDLAYIEQNGKPLAGVAPVALQQGVTVARNIQQQLRGKSPKPFSYFNKGRLAIIGCYSGVGKIGNFAFTGFLPWVIWLGVHLVYLPGYRSRLLVLLTWLYTYLLGDRAVRLILPIY; encoded by the coding sequence TTGCAAACTCCCCGCATTGTCATAGTTGGCGCTGGATTTGGTGGATTGCAAACTGCTCAATCTTTAGCTAATTCTGGAGCAGATGTCTGTTTAATCGATCGCCATAACTATCATACTTTTGTACCACTACTGTATCAGGTCGCCACAAGTCAACTAGAACCAGAATATATTGCTTACCCTATTCGCACGATTATCCGGCGATTTTCTGGGAAACGACACCAGCACAAGCCCAAAACTCGGTTTTTATGGGCGGAGGTACAGCGCATTGATTTTAAAGCCCAGATTGTCAAGACAGATCGTTGTGCGATCGCCTATGATTTTCTCGTACTAGCAACTGGAAGCAAAACTCAGTATTTAGGTGTAACTGGCGCGTCAGAATATGCCTTTTCTCTGAGAACTTTAGCAGAAGCTATTAAATTACGCCACCGGATTCTGGCTTGTTTGGAACTCGCTAGCCAGGAATCTGATCCAGAGATACGCCAACAACTGCTAACATTTACCATTGTCGGTGGTGGTGCGACTGGGGTAGAAATCGCCGGTGCTTTGATAGAAATGCTACGCGGTAAATTTCGCCGGGATTATCCCACATTAGATTTACAGCAACTGAGATTAATTGTAATTCAGTCAGGCGATCGCCTCTTAGCCGAACTACCCAAAAAACTGGGAGTCTATACTTACAAGAGATTAACTCAATTAGGTGTAGAAGTTTACCTGCAAACCAGAGTTAGTCAAGTCACCAAAGAATCTGTACACCTGCAAAACAACGAAATAATTCCCACCGCAACAGTAATTTGGACTGCGGGGTTAGAAGCCAACTCTCCCGAAACACCAGAGGAAATATCCACAGCCAAAAAAGGAAAATTATCGGTTCATCCCACCTTACAACTACTAGAACAACCCAACGTCTATGCTATTGGGGATTTAGCTTATATAGAGCAAAATGGTAAACCATTAGCTGGGGTTGCGCCAGTCGCACTTCAGCAAGGTGTAACAGTCGCCCGCAATATTCAACAACAGCTGCGGGGTAAATCACCAAAACCCTTTAGTTATTTTAATAAAGGTAGATTAGCAATTATTGGCTGTTATTCTGGGGTAGGAAAAATTGGTAACTTTGCATTTACAGGCTTCTTACCTTGGGTAATTTGGTTAGGCGTTCATCTGGTATATTTACCTGGATATCGTAGTCGCTTGCTAGTTTTACTCACTTGGCTTTATACCTATTTATTAGGCGATCGCGCCGTGCGGTTAATTTTGCCCATTTATTAA
- the rppB gene encoding two-component system sensor histidine kinase RppB, whose protein sequence is MAVPARLKLFLVLAIALILMNSYSLFRRSRLRLALWYAGVMGVILSVSGLGMYRAMVQTKWAGMEREIESIAGTLHDSVEPLLPPSEEPTAVLQQIFPDLCLSGQPCKATPTLIQRHTIGISDRTTYYIRLFNHQGKLLAFSPNQPLSLPPTLNRSSWQTFRTAKGIRYHQFTTILHSANTHPLTNEANADSSWGYLQIGRTLEHFDAEIRRIQWIMAIGLPIALSLVATSSWWLSGLAMQPIYQSYQQQQQFTANAAHELRSPLASLLATVEAILRIPQSNQQDIQIMLHTVERQGRRLSHLIADLLLLTSLEQNSGAKPFQPCCLNDVVSDLTEEFLEMATAADINLTCQIPTCEVYTLGNESQLYRLVSNLIANAIQYTPSGGYVTVNLVKSDYTALIAVKDTGVGIELADQKRIFDRFYRVDSDAYGGLRLRSCKTVSTGLGLAIAVAIAQKHQAHLKVESQVGKGSIFTLEVKIVSSGNFSTYSRL, encoded by the coding sequence ATGGCTGTCCCTGCCCGATTGAAACTGTTCCTGGTGCTGGCTATCGCTTTAATTCTCATGAATAGCTACTCTCTTTTTCGGCGCAGTCGTCTACGGTTAGCCCTCTGGTATGCGGGAGTTATGGGTGTGATTTTGAGTGTTTCTGGTTTGGGGATGTATCGCGCAATGGTACAAACAAAGTGGGCAGGAATGGAGCGCGAAATTGAATCAATTGCTGGAACTTTACACGATAGCGTTGAACCACTGTTACCGCCTTCTGAAGAACCGACTGCGGTGTTGCAACAAATTTTTCCTGATCTTTGTTTGAGTGGACAACCCTGCAAGGCTACCCCAACGCTGATTCAACGGCACACTATCGGCATTAGCGATCGCACTACATATTATATTCGTCTGTTTAATCATCAAGGGAAACTCCTGGCTTTTTCACCCAATCAACCGCTATCTCTGCCGCCAACTCTCAACCGCAGTTCATGGCAAACTTTTCGCACGGCTAAGGGCATTCGCTATCACCAATTCACTACAATTTTGCATAGTGCTAATACCCATCCTTTAACTAATGAAGCCAATGCTGATTCATCCTGGGGCTATTTGCAAATTGGCCGCACTTTAGAACATTTTGATGCAGAAATCAGGCGGATTCAATGGATTATGGCGATTGGGTTGCCTATTGCTCTGAGCTTAGTTGCTACTTCCAGTTGGTGGCTTTCAGGTTTAGCAATGCAGCCAATTTACCAGTCCTATCAGCAACAGCAACAGTTTACTGCAAATGCTGCCCATGAATTGCGATCGCCTCTGGCTAGTTTGTTGGCGACTGTGGAAGCTATCCTCCGCATACCGCAATCCAATCAACAAGATATACAAATCATGCTTCATACTGTTGAGCGACAAGGACGACGATTGAGCCATTTAATCGCTGACTTACTCTTGTTAACCAGTCTGGAGCAAAATTCAGGTGCAAAACCTTTTCAGCCCTGTTGCTTAAATGATGTGGTGAGCGATTTGACCGAAGAATTTTTAGAGATGGCTACTGCTGCTGATATTAATTTAACCTGCCAAATTCCCACTTGCGAGGTTTACACTTTAGGTAATGAATCGCAACTTTACCGTTTAGTGTCAAATTTGATTGCCAATGCCATCCAGTATACACCCAGTGGGGGATATGTAACTGTTAACTTAGTCAAGAGTGATTACACTGCTCTAATTGCAGTAAAAGATACGGGAGTTGGGATTGAGCTTGCTGATCAGAAGCGAATTTTTGATCGCTTTTACCGTGTTGATAGCGATGCCTACGGCGGGCTGCGCCTACGCTCTTGTAAAACCGTAAGCACAGGGCTGGGGTTAGCTATAGCTGTGGCGATCGCCCAAAAACATCAAGCGCATCTGAAAGTTGAAAGTCAGGTGGGAAAAGGTAGTATTTTTACGCTAGAAGTGAAAATTGTATCGTCGGGCAACTTTTCTACCTATAGTAGATTGTAA
- the rppA gene encoding two-component system response regulator RppA → MRILLVEDEADLGLAIKQVLISERYVVDWVTDGTEAWLCIESQWTDYTVAIVDWLLPEMSGLQLCQKLRLHQNPLPVLMLTALGQPENRVAGLDAGADDYLVKPFVMEELLARLRALQRRSPQLQPSTLTVAGFTLDTANNVLQVNSDGSTPLVIPLTTKEFQLLMYLMQNPNRIIPGSKLRQQLWDMDEEPISNVVAAQMRLLRRKLANYGCPCPIETVPGAGYRFNSHE, encoded by the coding sequence ATGCGAATTTTACTGGTGGAAGATGAAGCGGATTTGGGACTGGCAATCAAGCAAGTCCTAATTAGCGAACGATATGTGGTGGATTGGGTAACAGATGGCACTGAAGCATGGCTCTGTATTGAAAGCCAGTGGACAGACTACACAGTTGCTATTGTTGATTGGCTACTGCCGGAAATGTCGGGATTACAGTTATGTCAGAAGCTCAGACTACACCAAAATCCCTTACCAGTGCTGATGCTGACTGCTTTGGGGCAGCCTGAAAATCGTGTCGCAGGGCTGGATGCGGGCGCGGATGATTATTTAGTCAAACCGTTTGTGATGGAAGAATTGCTGGCACGGTTGCGCGCCCTTCAGAGGCGATCGCCTCAACTACAACCGTCCACCCTAACTGTTGCAGGTTTTACTCTGGATACAGCAAATAATGTCCTTCAAGTAAATTCCGATGGATCTACGCCCTTAGTTATTCCCTTAACTACCAAAGAATTTCAGTTGCTCATGTATTTGATGCAGAACCCCAATCGCATCATTCCCGGTAGCAAATTGCGTCAACAACTTTGGGACATGGACGAAGAGCCGATTAGTAATGTAGTTGCGGCACAAATGCGCTTACTACGTCGCAAGTTAGCAAATTATGGCTGTCCCTGCCCGATTGAAACTGTTCCTGGTGCTGGCTATCGCTTTAATTCTCATGAATAG
- a CDS encoding type II toxin-antitoxin system VapC family toxin: MSGRYLLDTNIIIALFADEAIVKSNLAQANEVFIPSFVIGELCYGAKKSGRVEANLARVDELVVSSTILGCDAQTARQYGEVKNKLRLKGRPLPENDIWIASLALQHALILVTRDAHFQEVESLQAVAW; encoded by the coding sequence ATGAGTGGTAGGTATTTGCTCGATACCAACATCATCATTGCTCTTTTTGCAGATGAAGCGATCGTCAAAAGCAATCTTGCTCAAGCCAACGAAGTTTTCATTCCAAGTTTTGTGATTGGTGAGTTGTGTTATGGAGCCAAAAAGTCAGGGCGAGTTGAAGCAAATTTGGCAAGAGTTGATGAACTAGTTGTTAGCAGCACGATATTGGGATGTGACGCTCAAACCGCACGGCAATACGGTGAGGTCAAAAACAAGTTAAGGCTCAAGGGTCGTCCGTTACCTGAGAACGATATCTGGATTGCATCTCTTGCACTGCAACACGCTCTGATTCTAGTAACACGCGATGCTCATTTTCAAGAAGTGGAGAGTCTACAAGCAGTAGCGTGGTGA